From Haloglomus litoreum, the proteins below share one genomic window:
- a CDS encoding DUF6789 family protein, whose amino-acid sequence MSQSDTGVDDANVDTTLANEHAEPNMEVLAGIFADGLVGALGGFVGTSLMTVVFLVGASLGGFEMSSFGTTAQLIGLDAILGPEMVLAAGYVIFLGGGMTTWPLLFASIGRYLPGENFATAGLTYGFVLWTGFVLAFNVGYSGTSLVLYVLITLVAHLVYGFSMGSVFDYLADRPQTLV is encoded by the coding sequence ATGTCACAGAGCGACACCGGCGTCGACGACGCCAACGTGGACACGACGCTCGCCAACGAGCACGCCGAACCGAACATGGAGGTCCTGGCCGGAATCTTCGCCGACGGCCTCGTGGGCGCGCTCGGCGGCTTCGTGGGTACCTCGCTGATGACCGTCGTGTTCCTCGTGGGGGCGTCGCTGGGCGGCTTCGAGATGTCGTCGTTCGGGACGACCGCGCAGCTCATCGGGCTGGACGCCATCCTCGGGCCGGAGATGGTGCTGGCGGCGGGCTACGTCATCTTCCTCGGCGGCGGGATGACGACGTGGCCGCTGCTGTTCGCCTCCATCGGGCGCTACCTGCCCGGCGAGAACTTCGCCACCGCCGGCCTCACCTACGGGTTCGTCCTCTGGACGGGCTTCGTCCTGGCGTTCAACGTCGGCTACAGCGGCACCTCGCTGGTGCTGTACGTCCTGATCACGCTCGTCGCCCACCTGGTGTACGGCTTCTCGATGGGCTCGGTGTTCGACTACCTCGCCGACCGGCCCCAGACGCTGGTCTGA
- a CDS encoding AAA domain-containing protein, with protein sequence MNVRGPVVEVGETRTVSGGTDLAEVTVRPEGGRAAPTQVTLWRKWAESVDYLEPGMELLVTDVETDEWQGETQYSTTPTSWVVVEPDFLVDVTGIRAWVQCPRMYYLNKLQGVPLKYPVVKGTVVHEVFGDLLRGGDLDEAVERQVEAAALDIGLLGLDPDEVAEEVRANAAAIEAWLQQGTLTEADEWRSEQTLVSETFGIKGRADAVRRGAPVELKTGKNTKGEPRFQDKVQAACYALMLGEYADVDGAVAEDGTPISGGGDTAAAIPDTGTLIYTKNAALDRNEESGDLSPAKDFSIGRGFAEYVLRERNHLAAMEHDHSVPTGYEANAKCEYCFEQDPCMAVAGRLEQEAKAGMIPGIAVAEEEQAYFERFYRAIEEERREVHHEYRKLWEQTAQERADDDRALIGLEPAGREWREAESRWELRARRTSEAVSKIREGDLVLASEGHPTRTKAELARVESLGTGTDGEVVLTADEPLDVRRLDVYPSELTVDRQLNALHDAILAGDDERKDVLFGRREPAFRDDHETHIDNNESQNEAVNLALNAEDFALVHGPPGTGKTYTLATLVRALVDRGDRVLLSAFTNRAVDNALEALRDQGFEEFLRVGSKSGVRADMHDHLLDRTGDPDRVARELREAPVVAATTASCGSRAVKSREFDVAVVDEAGQLTEPGTFLATNRADRFVLVGDHQQLPPVVRAENSGGEQSEPLDSSGDRSDPREHDLQTSLFERLIEAHPGAGVMLDRQYRMCQRVQWFSSEEFYDGELRPATPEVAGRRLDDLDGVDPSLLPAHLSDAVAFVDPDGRQVGNTNPTEADAVADTVRAYLDAGVAPEDIGVIAPFRAQVAEIGKRLDGTGVAVDTVDRFQGSAKEVIVVSFVATDDVESPIFEDHRRMNVALTRAKRALALVGDATALESDDFYRRLLAWARR encoded by the coding sequence GTGAACGTTCGGGGGCCAGTGGTCGAGGTCGGCGAGACGCGGACGGTGAGCGGCGGGACCGACCTCGCGGAGGTGACGGTTCGACCGGAGGGGGGCCGAGCGGCGCCGACGCAGGTGACGCTGTGGCGCAAGTGGGCCGAATCCGTCGACTACCTCGAACCGGGGATGGAACTCCTGGTGACGGACGTCGAGACCGACGAGTGGCAGGGCGAGACGCAGTACAGCACGACCCCGACCTCGTGGGTCGTCGTCGAGCCGGACTTCCTCGTCGACGTGACGGGCATCCGCGCGTGGGTCCAGTGCCCGCGGATGTACTACCTGAACAAGTTGCAGGGCGTCCCGCTGAAGTACCCCGTCGTGAAGGGGACCGTCGTCCACGAGGTGTTCGGCGACCTGCTGCGCGGCGGCGACCTGGACGAGGCCGTCGAGCGGCAGGTCGAGGCGGCCGCGCTCGACATCGGCCTCCTGGGGCTGGACCCCGACGAGGTGGCCGAGGAGGTGCGCGCGAACGCGGCGGCCATCGAGGCCTGGCTGCAGCAGGGGACGCTCACCGAGGCGGACGAGTGGCGCTCGGAGCAGACGCTCGTCTCGGAGACGTTCGGCATCAAGGGCCGCGCCGACGCCGTCCGCCGGGGCGCGCCGGTCGAGTTGAAGACGGGCAAGAACACGAAGGGCGAACCCCGGTTCCAGGACAAGGTGCAGGCGGCGTGTTACGCGCTGATGCTGGGGGAGTACGCGGACGTCGATGGCGCCGTAGCGGAGGATGGAACGCCCATCAGCGGCGGCGGCGACACCGCGGCGGCCATCCCGGACACGGGGACGCTCATCTACACGAAGAACGCGGCACTCGACCGCAACGAGGAGTCCGGCGACCTCTCCCCGGCGAAGGACTTCTCCATCGGTCGGGGCTTCGCGGAGTACGTCCTCCGCGAGCGCAACCACCTCGCCGCGATGGAGCACGACCACTCCGTTCCGACGGGGTACGAGGCGAACGCGAAGTGCGAGTACTGCTTCGAGCAGGACCCGTGCATGGCGGTGGCGGGGCGGCTCGAACAGGAGGCCAAAGCCGGGATGATCCCCGGCATCGCGGTCGCCGAGGAGGAGCAGGCGTACTTCGAGCGCTTCTACCGTGCCATCGAGGAGGAGCGCCGGGAGGTCCACCACGAGTACCGCAAGCTCTGGGAGCAGACGGCCCAGGAGCGGGCCGACGACGACCGCGCGCTCATCGGGCTGGAGCCGGCGGGCCGCGAGTGGCGCGAGGCCGAGAGCCGGTGGGAGCTGCGCGCCCGCCGGACGAGCGAGGCCGTCTCGAAGATCCGCGAGGGCGACCTCGTCCTCGCCAGCGAGGGCCACCCGACGCGGACGAAGGCCGAACTCGCGCGCGTCGAGTCGCTGGGGACCGGCACCGACGGCGAGGTCGTCCTGACGGCCGACGAGCCGCTCGACGTCCGCCGGCTGGACGTGTATCCCTCCGAGTTGACCGTCGACCGGCAGCTGAACGCGCTCCACGACGCCATCCTCGCGGGCGACGACGAGCGCAAGGACGTGCTGTTCGGGCGGCGCGAGCCGGCGTTCCGCGACGACCACGAGACGCACATCGACAACAACGAGTCGCAGAACGAGGCCGTCAACCTCGCGCTGAACGCCGAGGACTTCGCGCTGGTCCACGGGCCGCCGGGGACCGGCAAGACGTACACGCTGGCGACGCTCGTCCGCGCGCTCGTCGACCGCGGTGATCGCGTCCTCCTCTCGGCGTTCACCAACCGCGCGGTCGACAACGCGCTGGAGGCCCTGCGCGACCAGGGGTTCGAGGAGTTCCTCCGCGTCGGTTCGAAGTCCGGCGTCCGCGCGGATATGCACGACCACCTGCTGGACCGGACCGGGGACCCCGACCGGGTCGCGCGCGAACTGCGCGAGGCGCCCGTGGTGGCGGCGACCACCGCGTCCTGCGGGTCGCGGGCGGTGAAATCACGCGAGTTCGACGTCGCCGTGGTCGACGAGGCCGGCCAGCTGACGGAGCCGGGGACCTTCCTCGCGACGAACCGCGCCGACCGGTTCGTGCTCGTCGGCGACCACCAGCAGCTCCCGCCCGTCGTCCGTGCCGAGAATAGCGGGGGCGAGCAAAGCGAGCCCCTGGACTCGAGCGGGGACCGAAGCGACCCGCGAGAGCACGACCTGCAGACGTCGCTGTTCGAGCGGCTCATCGAGGCCCACCCCGGGGCGGGCGTGATGCTGGACCGTCAGTACCGGATGTGCCAGCGGGTCCAGTGGTTCTCCTCGGAGGAGTTCTACGACGGGGAGTTGCGCCCGGCGACGCCCGAGGTGGCGGGCCGCCGGCTCGACGACCTCGACGGCGTGGACCCCTCGCTGCTTCCGGCACACCTCTCCGACGCCGTCGCGTTCGTGGACCCGGACGGCCGGCAGGTCGGGAACACGAACCCGACGGAGGCCGACGCGGTGGCCGACACGGTGCGCGCGTACCTCGACGCCGGCGTCGCGCCCGAGGACATCGGCGTCATCGCGCCGTTCCGGGCACAGGTCGCCGAGATCGGCAAGCGCCTCGACGGCACCGGCGTCGCCGTCGACACCGTCGACCGGTTCCAGGGGTCGGCGAAGGAGGTCATCGTCGTCTCGTTCGTCGCCACCGACGACGTGGAGAGCCCCATCTTCGAGGATCATCGCCGGATGAACGTCGCGCTCACGCGGGCGAAGCGGGCGCTCGCGCTCGTGGGCGACGCGACGGCGCTGGAGTCGGACGACTTCTACCGGCGGCTGCTGGCGTGGGCGCGGCGATAG
- a CDS encoding arylamine N-acetyltransferase family protein → MEPHVYLERFGGEPLPAGEPDAAAVATLQEAHVRGVPFETLSVAGDPFGSQSGGGVRLDLAALFEKVVVRGRGGYCYELNGLFGWLLDALGVEQSYVAAKMLRADGEARPPANHLVNLVTLADERYLVDVGLGTPTMRRPLPLDGRVVTDDAGVAWRVVGTERPDAHGLTQYRCPRTGEWTDRYLFETTARSLDYFAATNDHLSTAPESPFTGSPVVTRATADGHVKLTPTQFVEWIDGEATEHPVVGEEEWRERLREAFDIDYPW, encoded by the coding sequence ATGGAACCGCACGTCTACCTGGAGCGGTTCGGGGGAGAGCCACTCCCGGCTGGGGAGCCCGACGCTGCCGCGGTCGCGACGCTCCAGGAGGCACACGTCCGGGGGGTCCCGTTCGAGACGCTATCGGTCGCGGGGGACCCGTTCGGGTCGCAGTCCGGGGGCGGTGTCAGGCTCGACCTCGCGGCCCTGTTCGAGAAGGTCGTCGTCCGGGGCCGGGGCGGGTACTGCTACGAACTCAACGGCCTGTTCGGCTGGCTGCTCGACGCCCTGGGTGTCGAGCAGTCGTACGTGGCGGCGAAGATGCTCCGGGCGGACGGCGAGGCCCGCCCCCCGGCGAACCACCTGGTGAACCTGGTGACGCTGGCGGACGAGCGGTATCTCGTGGACGTGGGGCTCGGGACGCCGACGATGCGCCGCCCGCTCCCGCTGGACGGGCGCGTGGTCACCGACGACGCGGGCGTCGCGTGGCGGGTGGTCGGCACGGAACGGCCCGACGCCCACGGGCTGACACAGTACCGGTGCCCGAGGACCGGCGAGTGGACCGACCGCTACCTGTTCGAGACGACGGCCCGGTCCCTGGACTACTTCGCGGCCACCAACGACCACCTCTCGACCGCTCCGGAGTCGCCGTTCACCGGTTCACCGGTCGTCACCCGCGCGACGGCGGACGGACACGTGAAGCTCACCCCGACCCAGTTCGTCGAGTGGATCGACGGCGAGGCGACCGAGCACCCGGTCGTCGGCGAGGAGGAGTGGCGTGAGCGCCTCCGGGAAGCCTTCGACATCGACTACCCCTGGTAG